ACAATTCGCCGCTTTTTCTCCATTTCCAGCGCCGCCAACGTGTCAGCCGTTTCGCCCGATTGAGTCACACCCATGATCAGCGTGTTAGCAGTTAATGGCGGCGGCGCATATTTAAACTCTGAGGCATACTGCACCTGGGTCGGAATTTCTGCCAATTGCTCCAGTAGATATTTACCGACCAGACTGGCGTGCCAACTGGTGCCGCAAGCCACGATTTGAATTTGATCCAGGTTTTCGTAAAATTCGGCGGGTAGGTCGAGGTTGATCGGGGCATCGGTGGAGGTAGCAGTCCAATCAGGGTTAGCAAAGGCTTCCAGGCAAGCGCGAACGACTCCGGGCTGCTCAAAGATTTCCTTCAGCATGAAGTGTTTGAAGCCCTGCTTTTCGACCAGAATAGGATTCCAGTTGAGGGTGCGCGGTGCTTTTTTGAGGCGATCGCCCCCAAAGTTATACACGGTCACACCTTCAGGAGTCAGCCTGGCGAGTTCGCCGTTTTGCAACGTCAGCACCGTTCGGGTGTGTGCCACCAATGCAGGTGTATCGGATGCACAAAAATACTCGCCTTCTCCATACCCGATCGCCAACGGAGCCTGCTGCCGCACCACAATAATTTCATCAGGGTAGTCTGCATTGATCATTGCCAACGCAAACGCACCCTTCAACTCGTTCACCGCTAACCGAGTTGCCTCTAAAAAGGACAGCGGTTGATCAGCAGGTAAATTCTTTAAGCACTCCGCGATCAAATGGGGGATGACCTCGGCATCAGTATCCGACCGAAACTCATGTCCTTTGACTTTCAATGCTTCGCGCAAGTCTCGGTAATTTTCAATAATTCCATTTAAAACTACTGCAATTCGTTGGGCAGTATCCATATGTGGATGGGCGTTATATTCCTCGGGTTTGCCATGGGTTGCCCAGCGAGTATGCCCAATTCCAATGCTGGCAGGATTTTCCCAGCCCGCCATTTTATCTTCTAAGTTTTGCAGTTTGCCTTTGGCTCGAACGCAGTGAACCTCGCCCTCTAACAACGTAGCAATGCCCGCAGAGTCGTAGCCCCGATACTCTAGCTTTCGTAAACCCTCTAGCAAAATTTTGCTGGCTGCTTGGGTGCCAACGTAGCCGACAATTCCACACATGGGGCGGTACTCCTGGTAAGGGGGTTTAGCTAGTAAAACACTATCGGTTCACTAGTTTACGGAATACCCTGCCCAAATAAAATTAATCCTGCGAAGGCAGTCGGCATTCCTGCTATTAGCACAAGGGCAAGACGGGGATCAGCCCTCATTCCTTCCAGGGGAGTGAGCATCCTAACGAGTAAGGGCACCACTAAGGCTTTGACCCTACATGGGTTCGATCGCTTGAATCAACCATTGACCGTTCTGCCGAACCAAAGTGTAGCGAATTTGCAAGTTAGCAGGGTTAGAGGCAGTAGGCACAAGCTTGCCATCTGCATAAACCTCTTTCTCTTCAATGACCTTTGCCTCAACGATCGCCTGGTCAGGGTTATCGGGACTGAGTTCTACCGAATCTACGGTGACATCAGAATGCTCGTACTTTAGGTAAGAATTGCCAACCTTCTCTGGATCTGCCCAAGATTGCCATTGGCTCAGTGCCGAACCAACCAGCGCCTTAGGCAACTGATCGGTGGCATGGGTTTCGCCCATGGCGGCTGCTTTAACCGTTAGCCAATTCTTGATCACGGTCAAGGCGCTTCCAGTAGTCAACGGCTCCGAAGCCGATGGAACAGGCTGAGACACCCTGTTGGTAAGAACAGGTTGGAGCTTCTTTAACTCAGGGATCACAGGAGGAGCCGTAGAACTAGAGGCTGCCACTGCTGGCTGAGTCGATCGCCCATTCAGCAGCCAGTTTGTTAAAAACGCCACTAGCAAAACCCCAACCATACTGAGGGCTGCCAAAAACAGGAGGCGATCGAGCCGTGGAGAGCTTGGATTACGCCTCACCCGATCAGTAGGAGGCACGGGGGTAGTGCGTCGTGAGCCATTGTCATCGTTGCCCCGCCCGTTAGCTCGTAACGAAACATCGTTGTTTTCTAAGCGAGTGAATGGCTCACTGGTACTGGATGAAGCGATCGCCAAATCTGTGTTGTCGGTTAATGGGGGTGGCTCGACCAAAGCAGTCTGGGAACTATTGGCAGGATGCCCTGCATACTCTTGTCCCTGCTCTGTTGGCTTCAGTCGAGGCTCAGAAAGGGCTGTCACAGTCGATCGAGGGGAACGATAGGCGGTTTCGCGGCTCCGAATCATGCTAGGACTGGGGGCTGTTTCAGCAATTGAGTCAGGCAGAATTGCAGGCTGCGGTTCGCCCGGTAGCTCTTCTAGATAAGCCTGCACATCCTCATCAGCAAAATATTCTTTGAGGGAAGCTTGTTTTTGGGCTAGATCGAGGAAGTGGGGAAAGACCTCATTTTGTAGCCAGCGCTCGCTGTAAAGACATAGCCCCGGCAGCAGATCGGGCGAACCTTGAGAATGCTCTCGAATAAAGGCGATCGACTCAATTTCTTGACTTAAATCTAGGGCAAGGCTCGCTTCTTCGGTTTGTCCTAAAAGCAGCGCACAAACGGCTTGCTCAAGATGCACATCTTGACGACTACCCAGCCGCGTCAACATTTGCTTAGCACGACGCACCAATCCAGGTTGACGTTGAGCAAAACCACGTGCCAACAGCGCGTAAACCGCCAAATAAGTTGCGACTGCTGAAGGACGACGGGATTCTTTTTCAAATAAGGCGTGCTGTTCTGCCGAGGTGAGATAGCTCCGCAACTGCTGAATGAATCGGAGAAAATCATCCATACTCAGCCCAGACTGGTCATCCCCAGTCCCGTCCATTCCTTCCCGTTCTTCTAACATGTCTGAGAGGAGCATTAACCCCTGCTCACGTTCTGCCTTGTGGTCTTCGGGAAGGGCAACTAGCTCTAAAATGCGGTAAGGACGCAACTTTGATAAATCGGAGTACATTTCGCCGCGAATGTTGGCAAATAGTCCTGCTTGTAGAAGAACATCTTTGCCAGTCGCTAGAGCCTCGGCGGCATTTTCGTACCGTCCTTGTTGCCATTGCTCTCGCCCTAGCTCCAAACAGGCGAGGGCAACGGTCAGGGTAATATCAGCAGCAATGATTTCAGAGTTGCCTGTCTCGTAGGAGTGATTTCCTAAATAGGGTCGTCCTAATTTAATGACTAGCTCATACTCTCCCATTTCCAGCAAAATCAGGAGAGCACCTACCCACTGGTGATCTTGAATTTCAATGCTGGAGGTGTAAAGATCGACAGGCTCTAAAGACGTGGATGTATAGGCTATGCCGTTCTCTAGACCGTCTTCTAGATTTGTCTTTGTTTCATCAGGCAGATCGTAAGACCGAGTTAGAAAGTTTGCGTCGTAGGCTTGGCGCTGAGTCGGGTCAGATAAAACCGCGAAGGCTTCGTCAATCAGTTCCCGTCGAGCAGCGATCGCCGTTTCAGAAAATTCACGCCTAGGCAACTGCAACGTGCGATCGCGGTGAGCCTGCTGCAG
Above is a window of Timaviella obliquedivisa GSE-PSE-MK23-08B DNA encoding:
- a CDS encoding DUF4101 domain-containing protein, with product MRIPLDYYRILGLPIQATAEQLQQAHRDRTLQLPRREFSETAIAARRELIDEAFAVLSDPTQRQAYDANFLTRSYDLPDETKTNLEDGLENGIAYTSTSLEPVDLYTSSIEIQDHQWVGALLILLEMGEYELVIKLGRPYLGNHSYETGNSEIIAADITLTVALACLELGREQWQQGRYENAAEALATGKDVLLQAGLFANIRGEMYSDLSKLRPYRILELVALPEDHKAEREQGLMLLSDMLEEREGMDGTGDDQSGLSMDDFLRFIQQLRSYLTSAEQHALFEKESRRPSAVATYLAVYALLARGFAQRQPGLVRRAKQMLTRLGSRQDVHLEQAVCALLLGQTEEASLALDLSQEIESIAFIREHSQGSPDLLPGLCLYSERWLQNEVFPHFLDLAQKQASLKEYFADEDVQAYLEELPGEPQPAILPDSIAETAPSPSMIRSRETAYRSPRSTVTALSEPRLKPTEQGQEYAGHPANSSQTALVEPPPLTDNTDLAIASSSTSEPFTRLENNDVSLRANGRGNDDNGSRRTTPVPPTDRVRRNPSSPRLDRLLFLAALSMVGVLLVAFLTNWLLNGRSTQPAVAASSSTAPPVIPELKKLQPVLTNRVSQPVPSASEPLTTGSALTVIKNWLTVKAAAMGETHATDQLPKALVGSALSQWQSWADPEKVGNSYLKYEHSDVTVDSVELSPDNPDQAIVEAKVIEEKEVYADGKLVPTASNPANLQIRYTLVRQNGQWLIQAIEPM
- the glmS gene encoding glutamine--fructose-6-phosphate transaminase (isomerizing) yields the protein MCGIVGYVGTQAASKILLEGLRKLEYRGYDSAGIATLLEGEVHCVRAKGKLQNLEDKMAGWENPASIGIGHTRWATHGKPEEYNAHPHMDTAQRIAVVLNGIIENYRDLREALKVKGHEFRSDTDAEVIPHLIAECLKNLPADQPLSFLEATRLAVNELKGAFALAMINADYPDEIIVVRQQAPLAIGYGEGEYFCASDTPALVAHTRTVLTLQNGELARLTPEGVTVYNFGGDRLKKAPRTLNWNPILVEKQGFKHFMLKEIFEQPGVVRACLEAFANPDWTATSTDAPINLDLPAEFYENLDQIQIVACGTSWHASLVGKYLLEQLAEIPTQVQYASEFKYAPPPLTANTLIMGVTQSGETADTLAALEMEKKRRIVKGDRFLPKLLGITNRTDSTLGSLVNYLIDTHAGMEIGVAATKTFTAQLMAFYFLAIDLAYRRQTIALDRLEEILTGLRQLPAQIESILEIQERYVEQLAHHFSDTQDFIFLGRGINFPIALEGALKLKEISYIHAEGYPAGEMKHGPIALLDEKVPVVAIAMPGTVYEKCLSNAQEAKARDARLIGVTPMGDPEAIEVFDDLLPVPAVEELLSPILTVIPLQFLAYHIAARRGLDVDQPRNLAKSVTVE